From a single bacterium genomic region:
- a CDS encoding formylglycine-generating enzyme family protein, whose product MIGRRSLLFLTLIGITGAIHAGGKVRLSIHPLDDYRAEITWEGQSRWWQIERQKEDGAFVALGRFDSSSHSLYDTTLSAGFRFTYRLSGRTLNDEEILIQDSVRTFMDAVRIAGIEPLTGSSALMWWDSLDYAIKKIRVVATKGSQTDARVLTEKNAREGWIVLTDLEIYRDYVLRLDAVSDHSGPVSGAPVRYAHRPPVVEWIFFPAGRFRMGSLLADESPLHKVQVSAFLMSATEVTNREYLRYCDSVRSPYPSDPGFTGKSNYVLQHPTCPVANVSWYDAISYCNWLSRLSGLRPSYEKNGDLRPTNGIRLPTEAEWERSARISGGEFPWGSASPTRQLAVFLSDTAGQKRSFGPASVKSCPPAPAGVYDLAGNVWEWCHDIYGPYAAMDSISVDPQGAAEGPTRVLRGGSWADPADMMRATNRDRMTPTATLATVGFRVVRSVSVTHPTIVNRRIVEKDGLLLP is encoded by the coding sequence ATGATCGGTAGACGCTCTCTTCTGTTCCTGACTCTCATTGGAATAACCGGCGCGATTCATGCGGGCGGGAAGGTGCGGCTTTCTATTCATCCTCTCGACGACTATCGCGCCGAGATCACGTGGGAGGGCCAGTCCCGGTGGTGGCAAATCGAACGCCAGAAGGAAGACGGCGCGTTCGTCGCTCTGGGCAGGTTCGATTCCAGTTCTCACAGCCTCTATGATACGACCCTCAGCGCCGGCTTTCGGTTCACCTATCGTCTATCGGGACGGACCTTGAACGACGAAGAAATCCTGATTCAGGACAGCGTTCGAACGTTCATGGATGCCGTGCGGATTGCGGGAATCGAGCCGCTAACCGGAAGTTCCGCCCTTATGTGGTGGGACTCGCTGGACTACGCCATCAAGAAGATCCGGGTCGTCGCCACGAAAGGATCGCAAACCGACGCGCGTGTGCTGACCGAGAAGAACGCTCGCGAGGGGTGGATCGTGCTTACGGATTTGGAGATCTATCGCGATTATGTTCTCCGCTTGGATGCCGTCTCGGATCACAGTGGTCCGGTGAGTGGAGCACCTGTCCGTTACGCGCACCGACCGCCCGTCGTGGAGTGGATATTCTTCCCGGCGGGCAGGTTTCGCATGGGAAGCCTGCTGGCCGACGAATCTCCCTTGCATAAGGTGCAGGTGTCCGCTTTCCTCATGTCCGCCACCGAGGTTACCAACCGGGAATATCTTCGATACTGTGATTCGGTTCGTTCGCCATATCCCTCGGATCCGGGATTTACCGGAAAATCAAATTACGTTCTCCAACATCCCACTTGTCCCGTGGCAAATGTGTCCTGGTACGACGCGATTTCCTACTGCAACTGGCTCAGTCGCCTCTCTGGTCTGAGACCCTCATACGAGAAAAACGGCGACCTTCGTCCGACGAATGGAATTCGTCTGCCGACTGAAGCCGAGTGGGAGCGTTCCGCGCGAATCTCCGGAGGCGAATTCCCATGGGGTAGTGCAAGCCCGACCCGTCAACTTGCCGTATTCCTGTCCGATACCGCCGGGCAAAAACGATCTTTCGGACCGGCCTCGGTCAAATCGTGTCCACCTGCACCCGCCGGTGTCTACGATCTGGCCGGAAACGTGTGGGAATGGTGCCATGACATCTACGGCCCGTATGCTGCGATGGACTCTATCTCCGTAGATCCCCAGGGAGCCGCCGAAGGTCCAACGCGGGTGTTGCGCGGGGGATCATGGGCGGATCCCGCCGACATGATGCGGGCTACCAACCGCGATCGCATGACGCCCACCGCGACACTGGCAACCGTTGGTTTCCGCGTGGTGCGTTCGGTATCCGTAACGCATCCCACGATAGTTAATCGGAGGATAGTTGAGAAAGATGGTCTATTACTTCCGTAG
- a CDS encoding formylglycine-generating enzyme family protein, with the protein MSHEKEPKSDDVDSADAGQVMLAARLELPLAGTISPSFDWKADMVWIEGRELEWPSLDRQRNAASKSNLRRRCKGFRIDRTEVTNQQFAAFLSASSENLRFFDRRMDIVAVEAGQFRAVAGKEHFPVSYVDWLGAYSFAAWAGKSLPTEDEWILASLGERTLQPATTMYPWGTDRPDSLKLNSFHASSLPALMRVGSLPNGKSSTGVVDLAGNVAEWTLTGAASGKTSAASEDWMVTKGGSYLDLPAHCSVTQRAIHHRDERLAGLGFRCVVREKP; encoded by the coding sequence GTGTCTCATGAAAAAGAACCGAAGTCAGACGACGTTGATTCCGCTGACGCCGGTCAGGTAATGCTGGCCGCTCGGCTGGAATTGCCTCTGGCGGGAACGATCTCGCCATCGTTCGACTGGAAAGCAGACATGGTTTGGATCGAAGGCCGGGAACTGGAATGGCCTTCCCTCGATCGGCAGAGAAATGCCGCATCGAAAAGTAACCTCCGGCGACGCTGTAAGGGATTCCGTATTGACCGCACCGAGGTCACGAACCAACAGTTTGCGGCGTTTCTGTCGGCTTCCAGCGAGAATCTGCGGTTTTTCGACCGCCGCATGGACATTGTCGCCGTTGAGGCGGGACAATTCCGCGCCGTGGCCGGCAAAGAGCATTTCCCGGTTTCATACGTGGATTGGCTGGGTGCCTATTCGTTCGCCGCTTGGGCCGGAAAGAGCCTGCCGACCGAAGACGAGTGGATCCTGGCATCGCTGGGGGAGCGGACTCTGCAACCGGCGACCACGATGTATCCGTGGGGAACCGATCGCCCCGACTCCTTGAAACTTAATTCCTTTCATGCTTCGAGTCTTCCCGCACTGATGCGGGTCGGTTCGCTTCCGAACGGCAAGAGTTCCACGGGCGTGGTGGATCTGGCCGGCAACGTCGCCGAGTGGACTCTGACGGGAGCGGCGTCTGGGAAAACGAGCGCCGCATCTGAGGACTGGATGGTTACGAAAGGCGGCAGCTACCTCGATCTGCCGGCGCACTGTTCAGTAACGCAACGCGCGATTCACCATCGTGACGAGCGGCTTGCGGGTCTGGGTTTCCGTTGCGTGGTGCGCGAGAAACCGTAA
- a CDS encoding formylglycine-generating enzyme family protein gives MRTCAGLFVVLGILVAGYAVATVPKRKGKIIPAPAVIARAMPDCNVQVSWPRTNRIVVLERKLGNETLFSPLEVMDTGTSHYIDSTVPANQIVVYRLVPQHFQYLSEIGKEAGTMVSFPAPPAPSLRRVAVDSVVVTVSAWHEFALAAIIERRIHGVYAEIGRIPPKETEFLDGGMSVGGYQRYRLRYQGSTYVGPPSASDSILLNLDPPVGLLLTDVDDHTVRLSWESASELAAASEVEKRSVDGVFRYRLSKGTSTWTDSERRAGAITLYSVRFICNEDSSDFSRPVSSDFILEPVTGLAADSIHDLAVRLAWSPPRHNATSYVVERSTDSLSYASLAVLPAGVHEYADTTVSRGQRYFYRVRSLARDGTMVFSKPIVESIPSVTRGMVLVSGEGQGASFYMDALEVTVEQYVAFCHATRREPPPDPGFSGYVNYWTRPTQCPAVNVSWKDALQFCNWRSTIVGLQTAYDSLGNAISGSNGFRLPSRELYWRAWACRSDSVSNLLDADDGWETVCCAPMIEADFPHVRHLKGNVWEWVEDMVEDSARMVLGGSYCTPSNLANAIPEFCYREEYRSPSLGFRCVLYNP, from the coding sequence ATGCGAACCTGTGCTGGCCTGTTCGTTGTGCTGGGGATTCTGGTTGCCGGCTACGCCGTCGCAACCGTTCCCAAACGAAAGGGCAAGATCATTCCTGCTCCTGCCGTCATCGCAAGGGCGATGCCGGACTGCAATGTGCAAGTTTCGTGGCCACGCACCAACAGAATCGTTGTCCTGGAACGAAAGCTCGGAAACGAAACTCTGTTCAGTCCGCTTGAAGTGATGGACACCGGAACGTCGCACTATATTGACAGTACGGTTCCCGCGAATCAGATCGTTGTCTATCGGCTGGTCCCGCAGCATTTTCAGTACCTGTCTGAGATCGGGAAGGAAGCCGGCACCATGGTTTCCTTCCCCGCGCCCCCGGCTCCCTCGCTGAGACGCGTTGCCGTGGACTCGGTGGTGGTGACTGTTTCGGCGTGGCATGAGTTTGCCCTGGCTGCCATCATCGAACGGCGTATTCATGGAGTGTATGCGGAAATCGGACGAATCCCTCCGAAGGAAACCGAATTTCTGGACGGTGGAATGTCCGTGGGCGGTTACCAGCGCTATCGGTTGCGCTATCAGGGAAGCACCTACGTGGGGCCGCCCTCAGCATCCGACAGTATTCTGCTGAATCTCGATCCCCCCGTCGGTCTCCTGCTTACGGATGTGGATGATCACACGGTGCGACTTTCGTGGGAATCCGCGTCGGAACTTGCCGCGGCTTCCGAAGTCGAAAAACGTTCGGTGGATGGTGTCTTTCGTTATCGCCTTTCTAAGGGAACGTCTACGTGGACCGATTCCGAACGACGAGCGGGAGCGATTACGCTATACTCCGTTCGTTTCATCTGCAATGAGGATTCCAGCGACTTCAGCCGTCCGGTTTCTTCGGACTTCATTCTTGAACCGGTGACCGGCTTGGCCGCCGACTCGATTCACGATCTTGCCGTTCGTTTGGCGTGGTCTCCCCCGAGACACAACGCCACGAGCTACGTCGTCGAGCGATCCACCGATAGCCTGTCCTATGCGTCGCTCGCCGTTTTGCCGGCCGGAGTTCACGAATACGCGGACACAACGGTGTCTCGGGGGCAGCGGTATTTCTATCGAGTGCGAAGCTTGGCGCGGGACGGCACGATGGTCTTTTCCAAACCGATCGTCGAAAGCATCCCCTCCGTTACGCGAGGAATGGTGTTGGTTTCCGGCGAGGGCCAGGGCGCTTCCTTCTACATGGATGCACTGGAAGTCACCGTCGAGCAGTACGTCGCCTTTTGCCACGCCACGCGGCGCGAGCCGCCCCCGGATCCGGGATTTTCCGGATACGTCAACTACTGGACCCGGCCAACGCAGTGCCCGGCCGTCAACGTATCTTGGAAAGACGCCCTGCAATTCTGTAACTGGCGAAGCACGATCGTGGGCCTTCAAACTGCCTACGACTCCCTGGGCAATGCCATTTCCGGCAGCAACGGTTTTCGTCTTCCCTCCCGTGAACTCTACTGGCGGGCCTGGGCTTGTCGTTCCGATTCCGTTTCGAATCTTTTGGACGCCGACGACGGATGGGAAACCGTCTGTTGCGCTCCCATGATCGAGGCCGACTTCCCGCACGTGCGCCATTTGAAAGGCAACGTATGGGAGTGGGTGGAAGATATGGTGGAAGACAGCGCGCGGATGGTTCTGGGCGGATCGTACTGCACGCCGTCGAATCTGGCCAACGCTATCCCGGAGTTCTGCTATCGTGAGGAGTATCGCTCGCCGTCTCTGGGCTTTCGCTGCGTGTTGTACAATCCGTGA
- a CDS encoding T9SS type A sorting domain-containing protein gives MYYLLNTFNHSRYEDGGLSYSILEERFLGTDYWIPVPNQVVSILAIRDNTTVTVGSSSCVLQAGETAQRPNVAVGTHVTSSAPIMVVAANYEADHYGATYALEVPPVTGLGCAYFSPHSHAHGYQDATDMSRICILATEDGTMVSVGGSPISLDAGQFAEFSDTAGIDVQSNHPIYAVYINDVHARDPWAGEYRHYQYAFPLVSASDSLFQGVIEPSNTAGDVEICVVSLRAGNVITFSTEGVVRRTDTLSLGQRLYIHIGDIPGWADHSLSILARQPGVQMTRSVRCGWAGVSETTWGTSLWGKAIPRVLNTSPFRTVLPEHCTLRQNYPNPFNTSTMISYDLSRSGYVSLRVSDLLGREVAVLEEGFVEAGTHQVIFGGNGLASGIYFVQLNVGTSSQTKKLMLLK, from the coding sequence ATGTACTATCTTCTGAATACGTTCAACCACAGCCGATATGAGGACGGTGGACTCTCCTATTCAATCTTGGAAGAAAGATTTCTGGGCACGGACTACTGGATTCCCGTACCCAATCAGGTGGTGTCAATTCTCGCCATCCGCGATAACACGACGGTGACCGTCGGCAGCTCCAGCTGTGTACTGCAGGCGGGGGAAACAGCCCAGCGTCCCAACGTCGCGGTGGGAACTCACGTGACGAGCAGCGCGCCGATCATGGTGGTGGCGGCGAACTATGAAGCTGACCACTATGGCGCCACCTACGCCCTCGAGGTACCGCCGGTAACGGGGCTGGGCTGCGCGTATTTCAGCCCGCACTCGCACGCGCACGGCTATCAGGATGCGACGGATATGAGTCGGATCTGCATTCTGGCAACGGAAGACGGAACCATGGTGAGCGTTGGCGGGAGTCCGATTTCTCTGGATGCGGGGCAGTTCGCAGAATTCAGCGATACGGCCGGGATTGACGTGCAGAGCAACCATCCGATTTATGCGGTGTACATCAATGACGTCCATGCGCGGGACCCGTGGGCCGGTGAATATCGTCACTATCAGTATGCGTTTCCCCTGGTCTCGGCGAGTGATTCGCTGTTTCAGGGCGTTATTGAGCCGAGCAACACGGCCGGAGACGTGGAGATTTGCGTGGTGTCGCTGCGTGCCGGCAACGTCATCACGTTTTCCACGGAAGGAGTGGTTAGACGCACAGACACTCTGTCTTTAGGTCAGAGATTGTATATTCACATCGGGGACATCCCGGGATGGGCGGATCATTCGCTTTCGATTCTTGCCCGGCAGCCGGGCGTTCAGATGACCCGCTCCGTGCGCTGCGGCTGGGCCGGTGTCTCCGAAACGACATGGGGCACTTCCCTCTGGGGCAAAGCCATCCCCCGCGTCCTGAATACGTCACCGTTCAGAACCGTGCTGCCCGAGCACTGCACTCTTCGACAGAACTATCCAAATCCCTTCAACACGTCAACAATGATCTCCTATGATCTCTCGAGATCTGGATACGTGTCTCTTCGCGTTTCGGATCTGCTTGGCCGCGAAGTGGCTGTGTTGGAAGAGGGCTTTGTCGAGGCCGGAACGCATCAAGTGATATTTGGCGGCAATGGGCTGGCATCGGGAATCTACTTCGTGCAGCTGAATGTGGGCACCTCTTCTCAGACGAAAAAGCTCATGCTGTTGAAGTAG
- a CDS encoding 4Fe-4S binding protein — MSDSILPIHYVCTHEQARALIEARRQFFISNCGCREDHGACKRSRMDVCLSFSASDTGSGTGLRPATLEDALAILLEAQNKQLVARPFRNDDRNATSGICFCCDDCCSYFANPEEPCDRGELVAATDFDDCTHCGFCMDVCHFHAREMMDGKLVERIDACYGCGLCVSACPEECISMRARY; from the coding sequence ATGTCCGATTCGATCCTGCCGATTCACTATGTCTGTACCCATGAACAGGCCCGAGCACTGATCGAAGCGCGACGGCAGTTCTTCATCTCGAACTGCGGTTGCCGCGAAGACCACGGCGCGTGCAAACGATCTCGCATGGATGTTTGTCTGAGTTTTAGCGCATCCGATACGGGCAGTGGCACAGGCTTGCGGCCTGCTACCCTCGAAGACGCGCTCGCAATCCTGCTGGAAGCTCAGAACAAGCAGCTGGTTGCCCGTCCGTTTCGTAATGATGATCGCAATGCAACCAGCGGGATCTGTTTCTGCTGTGACGATTGTTGCAGTTACTTTGCCAATCCCGAAGAGCCGTGTGACAGAGGAGAATTGGTCGCCGCCACGGATTTCGATGATTGTACTCACTGCGGTTTCTGCATGGATGTCTGTCATTTCCATGCCCGTGAGATGATGGATGGCAAGTTGGTCGAGCGGATTGATGCCTGCTATGGTTGTGGCTTGTGTGTTAGCGCCTGTCCTGAAGAGTGTATCTCGATGAGAGCGCGGTATTGA
- a CDS encoding DNA-3-methyladenine glycosylase yields the protein MRHVSHNFFASSTVDVAPRLIGKVIEFAGFRGRIVEVEAYTDDPASHGHRRTERSAIMYETHGFVYVYFIYGMYHCLNFTTDKSTVGAVLIRAVEPIDGIEVMKKRRGVDDVHRLCNGPGKLCEAFGIDLSLNWTKVGERLKLYHGPAGLVATGPRIGIVKARDLHWRFFEAGSPFVSRKG from the coding sequence TTGCGACACGTAAGTCATAATTTTTTCGCCAGTTCCACAGTAGACGTCGCTCCCCGGCTGATCGGCAAGGTCATCGAATTCGCTGGTTTTCGGGGGCGAATTGTGGAGGTCGAGGCCTACACCGATGATCCCGCCTCGCACGGCCATCGGCGGACGGAGCGCTCGGCCATCATGTACGAGACGCACGGATTCGTGTACGTGTACTTCATCTATGGCATGTACCACTGCCTGAATTTCACGACCGACAAGAGTACGGTGGGGGCGGTTCTGATTCGCGCGGTCGAGCCAATTGATGGAATCGAAGTGATGAAGAAGCGACGCGGAGTGGATGACGTTCATCGCTTGTGCAACGGGCCGGGGAAACTCTGCGAAGCGTTCGGGATTGATTTGTCGCTGAATTGGACGAAGGTGGGGGAGCGGCTCAAACTCTATCACGGTCCGGCCGGATTAGTCGCGACCGGCCCTCGTATCGGGATCGTTAAGGCTCGCGACCTGCACTGGCGGTTCTTCGAGGCCGGCAGTCCGTTTGTGAGCCGGAAGGGATAG